The Lycium barbarum isolate Lr01 chromosome 11, ASM1917538v2, whole genome shotgun sequence genome contains the following window.
TGCTTAATTACGATCCAGGTTTACTgaccgtattttggtccgtatttCTCAGCCCGCACCATAAACTATAAATACCTGGTTTCAGTTCTacttttatttttacaagttcctAGCACGACTTATTTCTCTTCTCCAACCCCAAGAACTCTAAGGTAAGCAAGTTCTACCCATTCGAATCAAATTCTATCATGTATTTAGATAATCTAAGATAGAATTCATTGTGCTTAACCTAGGATTTTCATGAAAACCCACAGATAAGGTTTGAGACACAGGCTTTTGGGTTCTTCTCAGAATTCAGACTTTTGGATTGAGGATTGtgaagcaaataaggtatgtgaggctaactatctacgtgagggaatgttcatgattctccctacgcctaattcttcatacttatcaataaattgactcagaatatagtttagccctagttcttgaatagttgtagaactgttaCCTTCTAGGCTTATAGTTtcagaatgtcacgacccaaccccgtgggccgcaactagtgcccgagctggacacccagacgtactcacttaccagaatcggcatacaaatggcaAACCCAGATTCGGtgtacactgacttatacagatacgaagatcagatgtcgtcttaagcggccacttataacaaacatatcatacagaagccaccaaggccgtcgtaaaacatatcgcctaaaacatatacatacgtatacatacatacaagccgttaaggctgtcatagcaaatagaaCCGCTTAAGATGcatatcacacagacataaccgaacaataacgacccatgacccacatacatgtctacaggcctctaacaaagacaacagaatcatatgacgggacagggccccgccgtacccctgaatgtatacatacatatatacaacggaagagtttgtaccaaaatgtaggctctagaacaagggagcactccaaagcagcagaacagatggcctaagctgtcgggtcactcaagtgaacgtctgtacctgcgggcatgaaacacagcccccgaagaagagggggtcagtacggaatatgtaccgagtatgtaaggcatgaagtacaatacAGGGGATCATAGCCAAAATAGAAACTCACCAGAACCAGTATGACCGTTAAAATTATCAATACGTTTTCCTTATGAAATGAAGTCGTGcatttcaaatcatgaatcatacacatatgtatatatatatatatatatatatataacgtgtcccggccctctagtgagggactcggtgaataaggtcacacatgtcaacatcatatatcatgtatacatataacgtgtcccggccctctagtgagggacttggtggatagaatcatgcatgtaaacatcatatatcatatatacataacgtgtcccggccctctagtgagggactcggtgaataggatcatgcatgtcaacatcatatatcatgtatgcataacgtgtcccggccctctattgcgggtctcggtgaatgaagtcacacgccatcctggccgccatccccgtatcatcatatcatcatatacatatacatataacgtgtcccggcccgcaagtgagagggactcggtgaacaatgcagtggagtacgcacgagaacgtatcctggcccgggctcagtgaaggggacatactgaggcttgctcgaacagagtagtgcgaaaccatatgcacataaatcaagactcgatagaaaagtatacttaccgacacctgaaggctcagaaacaagtttcgggtcaatccgacttagtataaggaagttatggacgttttaagtacaaaaccttctacgaacgtttcagaagctatttttggaaaatcaaagcaataatcatgttaggtacctttcgaatatcgctatggatcaaatcaaatagagcttttgaaaccatatgtacgtatcaaaatatatcaaagactcaatggaataatcaaacgtgctatcattagaaaatcaagacattagtcatatcaattatctttcaaatactattcggaaacatatccagtagatcttcggacatcatggatacgcatcaaaaccatatgaaatagcttatggaagtcaggaatattagccatcctagtggctctaagaataggaatttctttgaaatcatacatatacgtcatttgctcgtttcataaggatcatgccaaaagaaagaaagggtaagccttacataccttgcccgctttctaagctaatccgaacttaagtctttggcttcgcaagatctacaacaatattagtatataccaaacattagccataaacacttaagagttcaATTCTAAACCAatactttatctacagaaatttcggcagcatttcccctgtaaatacaaccatccccgagaatccaactcggccaaatcatcaacaacaaatccgagaatttaactcggccaaattatcaataacaaataCCAACatttattctaacaatatccacaatcaattcaaaacgcatactaacgttagcaacttctttctagaaactttgacgactttccatttacgttcaattcataattgcttacatattcaagttctaatccgcaaccattcaaacaatgttcaagaatacttcaaacaatccgtacaatattcaaaataatccaaccaatatgccattccgcccgaaaccttccaaatggaacaagaacaataacaacacatttccttccttcaaattcatgaaccacaccaacaattcacacactaacaacattattttccataaatacaagaaactacattcaaattacattggcttctaaaacaactctccaacacttacaacttcaactagaatcatcaaactttcattatcaacatagaatccacaacaacaacaaccaaaacactagataaaattgattcattctcttctataccacacaacaaccacacggccacaatactatatatacacggccacaacacaacatccatattttcataaatttcatcaatttctacatactacaacatacacaaccatccataacatataaaagaagattaattcttacctttttcccttaacttctcacttggctatggttatgaacttgcaacaaagaggggtctacttgctccaacaattataccacgttaaagaggaccttcaaattagtaggaatactagaagaaaatatttttttgatcaagatttgaggGCTCCAATTTTTCTTCactatggccgaataggccttcttgttttctttcctctccaagtttcttgaactctctatggatgaagatgagaaatatgaccattaagtcatcttttatgcacatgtaaaattcatccatgtgggccaaagcccacccaccttggccggccacttggcccatattttttttcaagcccacttttttttttgtaactcatgaaaaattattctctaaattccaaatttgcccttagccttcctcaatattaccatagaccaccttgtgaatttccctttttacccctagccttccttaatatttccacatcaataattttcataaacaacttgtgtattaaacaagatcaaaatatagccttgtccttaacttcttgcaattgccttgagttatccgaatgtacaaaatgcgggatataacacataattCATTCATGGTGattaatttgaatatcatgaactcagtacgtaatcaatatagacgTGTGAATTGTATCTCATGAGTCTCAGTAtgaatacttagaattattatgaACAGTTTCCAGTTTTATCTTCATAATCAGTAATCAGTATCATGTTATCAGTTATATCTCAGTCTCAGTGCTTGTTATTGATTAAGTGTATTAGGGCATCAGACCCACAGATATGGACCTAAGGTCAcagattatgtatacgtatacttaggcatcatgccacagattttgcatgcatattattattattggacCTAAGGTCACAAACAGTAAACAGGTTATTCGTTATTCAGGACAGGGAGTATCCATATCTTTACTTCTCTGTTTCAGTCCAGTTATCAGCATTTTAGTTTCGTTTCAATTCAGCttattatttcattcagttgctttacataccagtacaattctagtgtactgacgtcccatttgcTCTGGGCCTACAGGGTGCAGACGCAGCTCGCTAGGAGGCTTTCAGATTCAGCTAGTCAGTGGCGAGCCTCAGTTCTCCGAGGCCCTATCTTTATCTTTATATTCAGTCAGTTAGTAGATAGTATTGAGGTATTGAGGTATGCCGGGAGCCTTGTCCCGGTAGTCAGTCAGTATTTCCTTATTcagtagaggcttcatagattaCAATCAGTCAGATATTTCAGTATTTTGTTGGATTATTGAGTTAGCCCTTTTGGCTACCACTTATTCAGTATTGCAGACTTTTAGTATTTCTTCCGCACAAATATATTTCAGTCAGTTATTCTCACTCGATTAGCATGTGTTTATCATACTTAGATATCAGTATACCACATGTTGATCCAGCAGCcagttggtttgctcggtcacatgcagacaggcaccgagtgctgtgttacgctcaggccatggttcggggcgtgacacattATTACAAATTTTCAAATACACAATCTTACAAAGATCCACTAGTTCAATAAAATGAACAACATTAGTAACTAGCTATTAATCTTTATTGTAATCCTCCCATATAATACAAACAATAGCTCCACGCGAGCATGACCTTTTttgtaaaatttaaaattatgtgTCTTTTATTTGTAAATTAAAAACTTATGAattaagttttaaattttaaGCTAATTAAAATCAAAAACTTAGAATTGAAATTTACCGTTTATGTGAATTTGAATTTGAAATCAAAATttcaaattgaagttgaagttttgttcaAATGTCATAAACAAACacaaaaatttcaaatttaaaGTTTAAATTGCATGGCCAAAAGGGCCTTTCGACTCCGTGCCATGTCACgtaaattggaattaaaaaataaaaaactaaattTTCAACCAGTAAGGACCAGTCGAAAATTTGAATCAAATTGATCCATACGGGCTGGTCCCACAAGACATGGATCGACCAATGATAGAAAGGTTGCTACGTCAATAGGTTCCCAAGTCTCAACTTTTCCCCCAAGGagaagacaagaaaaacaaaCAGAAAGCCTTTAACTCTAATTGACATTAATTATCAGAGGATACAAAAAAGGCGACAATTCTCTCATGGAGAAACGCGCCGCCTCATCATTAATCCTTATTAccacattattattattactcttCTTCTCTCTTCCCATTGCTCATTCCACCAACAATTCTCAGGTAATTCTTACTTTCCCTTTTCAACCTCAATGCATTTTCATTTCATTGTCATTTTTCTTCTCATGAATTGTTTATTGTTGACAGGTTCGATGTAGCAAAACATGTGTGGCTGACAACTGTAATTGTACGTTCAGCTTTTTCCtcatttaaatttttaaatttttatttttttattaacaTGCATTGTTAATttgattttttcttttccttgaaATTTGAATAGCAATTGGAATTAGATACGGGAAATATTGTGGAGTCGGATGGAGTGGATGTCCAGGGGAGAAACCTTGTGATGATCTAGATGGCTGCTGTAAGATCCACGACGA
Protein-coding sequences here:
- the LOC132618829 gene encoding probable phospholipase A2 homolog 1, with amino-acid sequence MEKRAASSLILITTLLLLLFFSLPIAHSTNNSQVRCSKTCVADNCNSIGIRYGKYCGVGWSGCPGEKPCDDLDGCCKIHDECVEKNGMTNVKCHEKFKRCIKKVQKSGKVGFSRDCPYDVAVPTMVQGMDMAIMLSQLGNSKLEL